The genomic region GATTGCTCGCGCTGAACGCGCTCGATCCCGATCCCGCGATCGTGGACGTCGCGAAAAAACTGCTCGAATACCAGCGCACGGTGCGCGACGCGGGCAAGATGGCCCCCGACATCCAGCAGGACCAGTGGTATATCCTCGCGATCGAGAACCTGCCCGACGCGAAGATCGACGACCCGCTCGTCGCCCACGCGTTTTTCATCGGCGACAGCATGGTCTCGAAGCAGAACACGACCGGCGCGACGATCGACGTCATCGGCGGCCACGCGAAGAATCCGTCGGCCTCGGCCACCGCGTCGCGCTCCGAGGGAACGAGCGCGCTGGCGCGGATCGCGTTGCGCCTGGGCGACGCCGCGCTCGCCGAAAAGTACCGCAAGGCGTCGATTCTGGCGGCGGGGCTGCAACTTCGTTCGCAGTACACGAACGACAACGTGATGTTTTTTCCGACGCCGAAAAAGGCGCTCGGCGGGTTCATGGAGTCGTTCACGAATCCGACGATCCAGATCGACTACGTGCAGCACAACCTGTGCGCCCTCGTCGACACGCTGGGCCTCATGTCCGGCAGCGCGCCGAACTGATCGGCGCGCGCGCTCATCTCGTGTAAGATGCGTCCGCCCGGTCATCGGGCGGCACGGCGAAAGCATGAGCGACGTACCCATCGACGCTACCGGCGAGAACGACGCGCGACCCGACCGCACGTCGACGTTCAAGCATTTCGTCGACCGCGTGCTCGACTGGACGCGCACCGACCTCACGCGCGCCGAATATCTGGACAACGTATGCCGACTGCTCGCGCGGATGCTGCGCTGCGACGTTGTCGAATTGCGCGTGCTCGACCACGGCCAGATCATCCGGGCGCGGCGGTCGGAGTCGCATGCGCGGGCGACGATCGATCTATTCCGCAGCGCGAGGGACGAGCGGGGAAAGAGCCTGGCGGTCATCGACGGCGATATTGAGTTGTTCGCCGATCTCGCGGGCGGTCGCTTCGATCCATCATCGCCGATCTTTACATCGACAGGCGCGCTGCGTCTCGATGCCCGCGCGCACGACGACGCCTGGCTGCCCGATGCCGATCGCGAGCGCCTGCCCACCGGGCCGGACGGCCCGTTTGCCGCCGTGGCCTGGATCCCCATGTCGCTCGACGGCAAACATCTCGGCTTTCTGCACGCCGCGTGGCGCGACGCGCCGGATTCGTTCGCCGCCGCCGTGGAATTCGCCGGCGAGCTCGCGTCCACGTTTGCGCGCTGCCTCGGCCAGCGTCGCGGCGTGGTCGCCCTGCGCGAACGCGTGAAGGAACTCGAGTGTCTCTACGCGATCTCGCGGTTGATCGAGCAGCGCGAGACGACGGCCGACGACATCCTGCGGCAGGTGGCCGATATCCTGCCGCCCGCGTGGCAATATCCCGAGATCGCGACCGCGCGGATCGCGCTCGACGACGCCGTGTTCACGTCGGCCCCATTTGCCGAGGGACCGGGCACACTGCGTTCGGACATCTGGGTCGCGGGGCGAAAGCGCGGCTTCGTCGAAGTCATTTATACGAACGAGCGTCCCGCGCTGGACGAAGGGCCGTTTCTGCGCGAGGAACGGCACCTGCTCGACGTCGTCGCACGCCAGATCGCCCTGGTGGTCGAGGAGCGGCAGGCGCGCGCGGAACGCACCTCGCTGCACGACCAGCTCGCGCATTCCGACCGGCTGGCGACGATCGGGCAGATCGCCGCGGGAATGGCGCACGAGCTCAATCAGCCGCTCGGCAACATCCTCGGATTCGCGCAGCTCGCGCGCAAATCAGTGGATCTTCCGGCCGACGCGGTCGCCGACATCGAGCGGATCGTCAAAGCCGCGCTGCACATGCGCGAGGTGGTGCGCAAGCTCCTCATTTTCGCGCGGAAAGCGCCCATTCACCGCGTGCCCGCGAGCCCGAACGCCGCCGTGGAAGAGGCGCTGTTTTTTCTCGAATGGAGTTGCTCGCGCGAAGGCGTGAGCGTCGTGCGCCGTCTCGCGGACGACCTGCCGAACGTGCTGGGCGATCCCGCGCAGCTTCGGCAGATCGTCGTCAACCTCGTCATGAACGCGGTGCAGGCCATGCCCGGCGGCGGCACGGTCTTTGTGGAAACGCGGCGCGACCGCGACGGCGTCATGCTCGCCGTTCAGGACACCGGCCATGGGATGAGCGACGAAGACCTCGCGCGCGTCTTCGAGCCGTTTTTCACGACCAAGGCCGAAAACGAGGGCACGGGCCTCGGCCTCGCCGTCGTGCAGGGCATCGTGCAGTCGCACGACGGGACGATTCGCGTGGAGAGCCGCGAAGGCGCGGGGACGCGGTTCGAGATTCACCTGCCCACCGAGCGGCGATCGAAACGACGAAACGGAACCTGACATGTCCAAGACGGCGAGCGAATCGACGATCCTGGTGGTGGATGACGCGCCCGACACGTTGGAGGTGATCGAGCGCAACCTGCGCGCGAACGGCTACCGCGTCCTGGCCTGCGCGCGCGTCGCCGACGCGCTCGACGTGCTCGACCGCGAACCCGTCGATCTCGTCGTCACCGATTGGAAAATGCCCGGCGCATCGGGACTCGATCTCGTCCGTCACATCCGCGAGAACCGCGAAGACACCGAGGTCATGATGATCACGGGCTACGCGTCGATCGAGGGCGCGGTGAAAGCGGTCAAACTCGGCGCGGGGGAGTATCTCGCCAAGCCCTTCACCGACGACGAGCTGCTGGGCGCGGTGGCACGGCTCCTCGACAAGCTGAGCTTGCGCCGAGCGGGCCGCGTCGAGGCCGCGACGCTCAAACACCTGCGTCATGGGCTGCTCGGCGATTCCGCCGCGATCCGGCGGGTGCTGGCCGATGTCGCGAAGTCGGCGACTTCGAACGCCACGGCGCTGATTGCCGGCGAGAGCGGAACGGGCAAGGAGCTCGTCGCCCGCGCGATCCACTACAACAGCGCGCGCTCGTCCGGGCCCTTCGCGCCGGTCAACTGCGCGAGCATCCCCGAAGGGCTGCTCGAAAGCGAGCTGTTCGGCCACGTCAAGGGCGCGTTCACCGGCGCCATCGAGTCGCGCGCGGGCTTCTTCCAGACCGCGGACGGCGGAACGATCTTCCTCGACGAAATCAGCGAGATCTCCGTCGCCATGCAGGT from Deltaproteobacteria bacterium harbors:
- a CDS encoding ATP-binding protein; amino-acid sequence: MSDVPIDATGENDARPDRTSTFKHFVDRVLDWTRTDLTRAEYLDNVCRLLARMLRCDVVELRVLDHGQIIRARRSESHARATIDLFRSARDERGKSLAVIDGDIELFADLAGGRFDPSSPIFTSTGALRLDARAHDDAWLPDADRERLPTGPDGPFAAVAWIPMSLDGKHLGFLHAAWRDAPDSFAAAVEFAGELASTFARCLGQRRGVVALRERVKELECLYAISRLIEQRETTADDILRQVADILPPAWQYPEIATARIALDDAVFTSAPFAEGPGTLRSDIWVAGRKRGFVEVIYTNERPALDEGPFLREERHLLDVVARQIALVVEERQARAERTSLHDQLAHSDRLATIGQIAAGMAHELNQPLGNILGFAQLARKSVDLPADAVADIERIVKAALHMREVVRKLLIFARKAPIHRVPASPNAAVEEALFFLEWSCSREGVSVVRRLADDLPNVLGDPAQLRQIVVNLVMNAVQAMPGGGTVFVETRRDRDGVMLAVQDTGHGMSDEDLARVFEPFFTTKAENEGTGLGLAVVQGIVQSHDGTIRVESREGAGTRFEIHLPTERRSKRRNGT
- a CDS encoding sigma-54-dependent Fis family transcriptional regulator, which encodes MSKTASESTILVVDDAPDTLEVIERNLRANGYRVLACARVADALDVLDREPVDLVVTDWKMPGASGLDLVRHIRENREDTEVMMITGYASIEGAVKAVKLGAGEYLAKPFTDDELLGAVARLLDKLSLRRAGRVEAATLKHLRHGLLGDSAAIRRVLADVAKSATSNATALIAGESGTGKELVARAIHYNSARSSGPFAPVNCASIPEGLLESELFGHVKGAFTGAIESRAGFFQTADGGTIFLDEISEISVAMQVKLLRVLQEKEVCMVGSTRPRRIDARILASTNKDLSALVKQGAFREDLYFRVNVLTIVVPPLRERGDDILILARHFVEKFARELGRNTPDFEDTALEALKAYDWPGNVRELENIVQRVVVMSDHERIGAADLPEMMRFSVERPPGPLMTLAENEERHIRSVLTAVGGNKTRAAQILGIDRKTLREKTKRFGLSEAPE